The window TGCCAATCTCAAACAGGACCAGCTAGGTTGTTGTGGAGGTTGcacaaatccaatccaatccaatccaacggGCCACCATAGACTAGCTCTTGGAGTCTCTCTTTGAGTTGTCTCTATCTTGTACTAGCTTTTTATTTGAATGTAATTTACTTTGAGTGACCATATAGTGCTATTTCAAAACGGCATTTTAATGAATAATATagagttcttttcttttaatatgtTTTCGTTTTATGATAAGAAAAAGGAGGCAGCTTCCAATTATAATAATAGTCACACAACTTCACATGCCACTAAATAATCCTTACTCTCACAATAGAGTATTCCTATTAAGATGAACTGTTCAAAATGACAACTGAAATATAAAACACAACATATAAGATTCTAGATTGATCTTTCGAACGGGATCAGGAGTCATAACAATGGAGGGCACAACATATAAACGCAACTTAGGGGTATTTATGCTTGCACATCGTTAAATTTACAGACACTTCTTCCTGTGCTCTTAATACTCAATTCAACTTGGTAGCAGTCACTCATGGTGCAATATTCAGATTCAGATTCAGTCGTCTCTTTCAGTTATTCAAGTTGCAAGTCGCAGCATTCTATCCGCTGCCGGGAAATgacaacatcaaacaaaggttTGGTGGTGTTAATCACAGTAAAGACACACTCATCGCCAATTGCCAAACTGTTCTCTCGGACAAATTTCTTCCATCCTCCCAGCAATCTGCATCTTCCGGTGTCGTATTGTTCGAATTTGACACGCCAAGTTCTTCCACCCAAAACCCGAAGGATGACATAACCAAAAGTCCGGTTAAGGTGTTTCTTGATAAACTGGGATGGCAAActctgaaaaattaaaaaagaaagggGAAAAGCAGTAAAGTCAATAATAAAATTTAGGAACCAATGCGTATGATGGCCTTGGGATGACAATTGCATCTGCTAAATTCGTTATCCGCGGTATCCCCAAACGGGGTGACGGCTCTATAGAAAGCTTACCAAGTAGCATCGATATAAATATGTGCGTGTCATAGCAACCTTGAGAGGAGGGTGTCGATCAGATTTGAAACCACTAGCTCTCTCAAGAGCTGTGGCATTTGCACTTGCAGCTGGAACATTGGCTTTGCCTGTTGAATTAATACAATAAGGATATTAATTACAATTTAGAGACTTAGAACATAATGGCAGAAAGCACAAGGAGGTGAAAATGGAGAACAAAATTATGCTCTCTAGTTTCACTTCCGATCTGGACAAATGTGGATCTCTGCTTTTCGTTGTCTTCTCAAACGTCATTTCGTACTGCTGAGAGTTTCTAATTAGTCTGATTGATGTGGAACCACATTGAACAAGTTCGATGTTGGTTTTCGCCTTACCACGTGAACTTGGTCTGTTTTTCTTGCGAGGTCGAGGACAAGACAGTAGAGATTTCTCCCTTGTTTTTCTTGTGCAGGGTGTATGATTCTCCCCGATTTCAACAGAACCAACATCCGAATAATCACCAGACTCATGATAGGAAGTATCATGGGAATCATCACTGGATTTTTCATCTTCATCAGCTTTTTCCGCCGTATTTTGTAGTGGATAGTCTATCTCTGTGCAGCTTCTCTCTAATATCCGAACCCTGAATTTTGAATTCCCTTCATACCCAAAAACCAGCAAGTGACCGTAATCCAGAGAGTAAAAACTAGAGAAGTCCTGCCAACCATTCTCA of the Pyrus communis chromosome 1, drPyrComm1.1, whole genome shotgun sequence genome contains:
- the LOC137717131 gene encoding B3 domain-containing transcription factor VRN1-like — its product is MAFLPREIDDRPTFPPAVPHFFKIILNDTSRDKKIKIPPKFVTKYGDNMSNPVFFKVPSGLEWKIELRKWDGEVWFENGWQDFSSFYSLDYGHLLVFGYEGNSKFRVRILERSCTEIDYPLQNTAEKADEDEKSSDDSHDTSYHESGDYSDVGSVEIGENHTPCTRKTREKSLLSCPRPRKKNRPSSRGKANVPAASANATALERASGFKSDRHPPLKVAMTRTYLYRCYLSLPSQFIKKHLNRTFGYVILRVLGGRTWRVKFEQYDTGRCRLLGGWKKFVRENSLAIGDECVFTVINTTKPLFDVVISRQRIECCDLQLE